The genomic segment atatatttccacaACACTCACTCgctcatttatatatcttctccATAGATGGACTTTTATGGATGGGTGGGAACAATATTCAAATCTGAATAGCCTGGTTCTGAAAGAATCTGGCTCACCATTGTTACCTGAAGGGGCTTTTCTTTAATTTACGTATTTTTCAAAGGCCTCCCAATTGCAGtttattcttccctctcttcaCCTGCCCTCCAACCGCCCCCCACTTCTTCCTCCCCCACCAACTCCCGCGAAGACATTCTTTTGGAGACTCCAAGACTGGTTTAACAAGACAAAAAACAGACTGTGGTGGAATGGAGATGCTGACCTGCTCTGAAGAACTCAATGAAAAGAGGGAAATGGTGTCACACACAAGCTACCGAGCTTAACTGCTAGTGAATATTCCCGCTTCTTAAACAGAATTTGAGGTCTCCTCCCACCCTTAAACTGGagggaaacaacaacaaacaacaaactaCACTGACACAATCCCAGTCCAGCCCACATCTCTCTCAGTGTTGAGCATCaaaacctccttttcttccttagaGGGGTCCGAAGCTCCGCCGAGCTAGGCAAGCCAGTCATTTTCTAACACAGTAGACTTGAAACTTTACTAAGACGACCCAGGAATAAACAGCCGCTGGCCCGCAGGGCTAAGAGATGGGTGAGCGCCTGCAAGCCCGGGGCCCTCGCTTAAAACAATAAAGCCCCCCACCGGGTGGGTGAGTTTTCAGAAACGACACCCCACAGACTGAAGAGGGGGATGAGAAGACGGGGGTTGTGGAACCGCtcgaggagagggaaggagggctcCTCGCTCTgcagacacactcacacacatccaCCTGCACCTCAGGGTCTCGAGGGCCGTGGAGACCCGTCTCCACCCTGCACCCTCCGCACCTCCCTTGGACCTGAGTCCATTCTCCTCTTCCCCCCAAGCCCCTTCCGGATTTGGAACCGGACCGCGATCagcccggcggcggcggcggctgcagaGTGGTGCTggcaggcagggaggctgggaggcggGAGGCGCCGGGGGACTTTACAGGCACGTTTCTGAATAAACTTTCCAATCGCAGGGGGTGCTGTTGCTGTACATTTTACGTAAAACTGAAAGTATCCCACGCCAGAGTGAAGCCCGCTTTTTGACAGCGGCAgcacgcgcgtgtgtgtgcatgtatgcattaaagagacaggtttttttttttttttttttttttttttccccaacaggTCTTCCCTAATTTCCAGGGAACGTCTACAGAAAGGCGAGAGGGGGCTGCTGGCTCCCGGGTGTGCGCCTTGGCCGGCGGCGCCTGGGGAGCGCGGCGCTGACCCGGGGCGGTCCTCTCACTACCGTGGCCTCGCCGCTGCTCCTGCGAGCCGGTCGCTCTCTCTCCATtccccattttctctttccctggGTAACAGCACAGGAACAGTAGTGCTCTGCCcgtaagaaacattttctttccatcCCTCTGTGCTTTTGCAGTTGCTCTGGAGTGGGAGGGGGTGTGTCTCTCCTAGGGACCGGGCTCGGGGACCTCCCGCGGCGCCAGGAGCACGTTCCCAGGGACTGGGTCTCCCGGGACTGCCCGCGCTTTGTGCTCGGCCGCTCAGGGAGGTGGACGCCTCAGCGCCTCTCTCGCCCAGGCCCCCGGCGCGCCCCTCCGGGGGCCAGACTCTGGCTCCTCGTTCTTTATTCCTCGGGCTCTCTTTCTGCGACCCTTAGGAGCCGGGGACTCCGGCGCTTTCAGTTGCATCCAGACCCAGTCGCTTGTAGGGGCGCTCAGATCCCCGGTCCCTGGCTCGGCCTTGGGGGCGCCCTTGGGCCCCTGCCTGCGCCGCCTCCCTCTCCCCTGTCCACTCTTTCCAGGCCTCCCGGGCTCCTAGAGACCCGGGAGCTGCCCTTCCGGACCTGCAACCCTCCAAACTTGGGCTGGATTCCGCGTTGCCGTGCGCTCCCTCCCGCTTCCCCTCGCCCGCTGCGGAGCTGTAACTTGGAGGCTCAGCTCTCAACTTCGGGTGATTTTTCTTTGCTGTCTTCTCCTCGGGCAAAGTTTCCCGAGCGCGGCCGCGGGCTCGGGGCTTTCACTTCGGCCCCTGGCGTCTGCACGCGGGGAGCgagcgcggcggcggcggggagGGGAAGTGGGTGTGCGTACGGAGGAGGGTGTCCGGGAGCAACTCTACCTGGCTTCCCTCCGCCCGCGCTTCGCCAGCCCGGGGCTGCAGCCTCCCCGTGtactctctctctgtttttcttttagaataatcTTTCATTTTAGGGTCCGCGTGTGTGGGGGGGAGCAGGGCGCACGTCTTGCTCCCCCCCACCCTTTccacccacccctgccacccctttcttttctccccGCCACGCCACCGCGGCGGCGCTCGCTGCGGCCACTAGTGAGCCCGCGGCCCCAGCGCCCCCTCCCCTCCGCCTGCCCCTCCCCCGGGGGCCGCGTCTGGCGTCCGCGGAGCCCCCCGCCCCGCACCTCCCCCGCCCCGCACTGGCCATTGGCTTGTCCTGGTCTCTTTTTCATGTCCAGCCCCTGATGTGTGTCCATTGGTGTGagcttccccttccctcctccccttctctcctgctCGCCCTGCCCAtgttttgtgtgtctctgtccATCCAGACTCCTGACGTTCAAGTTCGCAGGGACGTCACGTCCGCACTTGAACTTGCAGCTCAGGGGggcttttgccattttttttcatctctctctctctctctctctctctccccctctatctctcttctctctctctctctccttttttttttttttttttttttgcttaaaaaaaaaaaagccatgacgGCTCTCCCACAATTCATCTTCCCTGCGCcatctttgtattatttctaatttattttggaTGTCAAAAGGCACTGATGAAGATATTTTCTCTGGAGTCTCCTTCTTTCTAACCCGGCTCTCCCGATGTGAACCGAGCCGTCgtccgcccgccgccgccgccgccgccgccgccgcccgcccgccCCGCAGCCCACCATGTCTCGCCGCAAGCAAGGCAAACCCCAGCACTTAAGCAAACGGGAATTCTCGCGTAAGTAAcccaataatagtaataataattattaataatcacGAGAGCGCGCAGGACTAGAAGCAAAAGCGAGGGGGAGAGAGGGGTGtgtgcatacatttttaaatttttcacaagAAAAACCTCCAAGAGTCGAGGTAAAAGAgattaaagggagaaaaaaaacctcatccCATCTCGAACCATTGCCATGTATGCACTTTTGAGACAGCACgcaccttttaattttatttaattttacaaaaatttgactcctcctctttcctcctttccgccgctttatttctcttttcgaAAAGGAATGCAATGATTTCCCACCCCCAGTTTTGCAAAATAATGAACAATGCTAAGGATGCGAACTACTCAATGGCAAACCTGGGGGTGGGAGCTGGTGGGGAAAGGGAGGTTGCTTCCCACTCTCCGTAAGAAAATGGGgggagggagtgagtgagtgcaAGTCTGAAAAACGATTCCCGGGGAGAAAAGAGGTGAGACTGGCCTTTGGACACCAGCGCGCTCACGGTCAAGTGTGCAGCGGGAGGAAAGTAGTCATCCCACAATAGTGAGAAAGTGGGACTGTGGAAAGGGGCCCCCGGCGCTCCCGAGTCCGCCGAGTCGGGAGAGGGGTCGTGGCAACGGGGAGAGCCGTGGGACCGGGAAGGACGGGAGACGCGGCCGGCACTGCCGCCTTTTGTTCCGGCTCGAGGTGGGTGTTTGTCCCGCTGCCTTTTGTGCCGGCTCTTCGCGCTTGCCctcccgcgccgccgccgccgccgccgccgaagGGCAGGAGCCAGGGCCCGGGGAGGAGGCGGCCGGGGGCACgcgggagagggagggagggagcccgGACTGCTGCCGCCTGGGTTGCCGCTGCCCACCCCTCCCGACCCAACCTCAGAGGCAGCAAGGAGAAGACTggcacataaatacatacataaaaataaaataaaataaaacaagacaagagAATGTACAATTTCTTGCCCCCAAACCAAGGCCAGACGCTCTGCCAACACTTCTCTGTGACGGTCTTCTCTTTGACTCCCCCACTACCCCCCCCCGCAAAAATCTCACAATCTCTAATctgtaaaaaaatttacaatcacCCCGTTCCCCAAAATCCCTTCAGTTGCAAACTTAGGGCGCCGGCGGCacggagagggagagaggaactCCCTCCTCTTACTATTTTTTGGAAGATTTTCAAAAAAAGTGGAAGTGGATTTTGATTGGGAAAAATCTCGTGTCTGAATGTTTACAAGCACCGCGTGTGCGGGAGCCTCCTGCCAACAAACAGACAGAGGACCGAGCGCGGCGCGGCAGCCCCGGAGCAGGCAGCGGTGGCGGCCTGGCCTCGCCCGGGCCTTGCCGGACCTCGCTGCGCCCCAACCCAGCCCCGGATCGCCCACCCGGCGCCCGCCGCCCACCCGCCTGGCACGGCGGCAGGCCGCGCAGTGACTCCGCGCCAGCGTGGCCCGCGATCCCAGTCCGCCCTCAGCACAATGCCCAGACCTCTTCTCGACCTTCCAGACTGCGAAATCGGCTGCGTGAAACCCGGCTTTGcaaaggatttttattttgtaaagcaaCTGTAAAAGCGCGTTCTGcggctcccctcccctctgccctggGTACTCTCTCAGATGTCTCTTGTCCACAGCTCCGGACTGCGGGGAGGTCACCACGTGCTTTCCCTGCCCCCACACCTCCCGCTCAATCTGGCCACCAGCCCCCCTGCGCCTGAGCACGGCCAGGCCAGGTGGTGGGGGTGccgggggagggcaggggagaagTGTGTTTGAGTATGCATTTTGAGGGTGCTGGATCCTGGGACCCCGAGCACTTCACTCTTTGGGTCTTGCCCTCTTCCCAGGGCCTGGCTGGGTCTAAGGTTCTTGTGAGTTTATACAAGAGGTGGTGGTGCTGGCTGTCTCCCGCTGGCTGACTGCGCCTGGAAAGGCGGGCGGTGGGCACTTAGGAAAGTTTGGCAGCAAGGGAAAGAAAGGCGTGAGAGGGCGCACATCCCCCCCGCTACCCAATTTATGATTCTTAAATTTTGGATGCAGTTTTCAAGGACCAACTATacttggttttgtgttttttaaagggGTGGTGGTAGTGGGTGCGCCTAGGGAATTGAATTTTTCACTGGGCCCTGGAACTTGTCACACATTTCGGAAGCTCCCCCGCCCCGGCACGTTGCGGGgccctccctcttcccacccccgCGCATCCCTCCCTCGCCTCTCTCCCCCGCCCCCCACTCCCCCGGCCGCGCCGGATGCTGATCAGACGCGGCGCGCGGCGTTGTGAAGTTACAGCCCGGCCAGGTATCGGCGGGAAGGAAGGGCAGTGTTCGCAGGACTCGGGAAAGCCAGGCCCTTCTTCGGAAGGATGCAGTGGGGGCTCAAAGGACGGACTGGGGCGCGCAGTCCAGGCTGCTGCCTCGTACCCCTCTCCCTCTTGGGTCCCTCTTGGGATACTCAAGGCTGGGAGGGTTAGTCCCCCCTCCTCCTGTCCCGGTGCCGGCAATGGGTTAAAGGGCCAGTTTAGAAGGGGGTGAGGGGgccaattctttcttttctcattttctgggtGCGCAGAGGGGGCAGGAGCCATCCCCATCCTCAGgaccaccccccccaccccccgcctctGCTATGTGGGCTGAATGAGCCATTCTGTCGCTAGGAGGCAGAACAAGATCAAGAAAGCTCAGCGAACTTGAACCTGTACCAGagcctcccccacctcctgccaGGCGATTCTCGTCCGGGGAGGAACGAGcttgagggtgggggtgggggggaaggaaCGGTTAGGCAGAATTCCCTTTCTCTCCCCCATCACCCCGTACgtctttgttcttcattttgacttttaaaatgctTCTGGCCAGGGCTGCGGAGAAGCGACCGGGCGCGCGGCCGACACCCCCGTGCGCGAGCTGAGACCAGCGCGCGCCGGGCTGGGAGCGGGGTGCAATTTTCGCTTTCTTTCGGGGCGGGCATTTTTGGTAGGGAGGAACAGGGAGTGCGCGCTCTAGGGCTTCGGGGCATGGCCGAAGTGGGGGATTTGGCAAGTTTGCACTTGGTCTCTGGGCTCACTTCTTCCATCCCCTCACCCCCACGCGAAGCACGGACCTCGGTGGCCTCGGCTGGCTTGCTCTGCTGCTCTGCAGCCCgacacccccccccccgcctcccGTGGCTCTCGCCTCGGAGCTCGGAATCACAACAATAGTAATAGTTATCATCATAATGATGCCGGCAAACAGCGTCATTAATAATGAATAACCGCAGCCGCCGCCGCGCGCACACCCAGTGCCCAGAATTGCGGGGGAAACGCATTTGCAGAGATACCCCAAAGTAAAAAGTGTAAGCTCGTGGACACCGAATGAATTTCAGGACCCGCGCTTGGGGTGTGCGTGGAGATACTGAGACTGCACCAGGTTAACCAGCCGGGTTTTCCAAACCTCACGTCCTTTTTCACCAACTGGCGGGCCCAGGGAACCGTCACCCCACGGCCGAGCTGGACGGGCACGGAGGCAGCAGTCAGGGCCCCTGGCTGCCCTCCGCCTCGGGCCCCTAGGCCCCTAGGCCCCTAGGCCCCAAGGCCCCACGGCCGCTGCTGCACGTGTTCGCAGCAAGCGCGGCGGGAGCCTGCAGCCTGCACGCTGCTCGCTTTGTGCCTCAGAGTCCCGGCGCCCAACTTCACTTTCTGCAGGGTCCATCTCTGCCGGGCCCCCTGCCCCGGGCCCATAGCCCCcggctttgcttttgtttctttgcttttcctctcTGAATTTCAGCCTCCGTTTGCTTCTTTACCCGTTTAAAACAATCAAGGGGAAGGACTTGGAAAGCAAACTTGAAGACACAtctcccttttcccctccccctcctctccccagcagCTCTCGTTTCCCTCGCTCCTTACCGACTTTTCTTATaaggattatttttttccttaaatttattCTTTCGCAACTACACAGAGAGGAAAGGGATCTCAGTCTGCCACTGAGACATTTAGACGTTCCAGGCTGTCTTGCTGTTTGAACGtagaagcattttattttctgtttcttcctccccTCGTAGAGAGAATTCGCGgctaattattatgattatttgcCCACTCCCTTCCACTTCAATCGAGGACTCCCTGCTTTGTAGCCGGAGTTTAGGCCGGAGCTTAGAAACGTTGGTATTGTTGGGACGAAGGAGGATGGAGTTGAATTGAGGGAGGGGGTAAATGGCTGAGGTTAGGAAGGTTTTTAGGGAAAGGGAATTTGCATTAAAATGCAGAGAAATTATCAGATGCCCGGAAAGGAAATGTTGATTGCCACTGAGAAAAGATGTCAATGCAAATCAGCAGATTACACCATGAGaattgtattttcatattttctttgtgtCCCACTTTGtctgatttttaataatatagcagcaataataaaaacacattttgataTTTCTCTGAACATGACTAACCAAATGTTTTGCAAGGAGACCGATGTTAAATGTATTTCATACATTAGGATATAATTCTTGTTAATTAGCAATAATTTACGTTAAGAGCATAGAAAATGTTGAGGTTACAGGTTTTATATCTGTACATTTGATCATCTTGTTATTTTCAAGAACTTTGCCTCCTATAAAATTAATTAGGTGAAATGTGGAGGTGTAATCAGCAACCTCTGAATTACCACTTCATTTCCCGGTTTTGATTGTAAATCAGTTCAGTCACTACATTTAGAAGACTTTAACCAAGTCTGTTGTGAACCACATTACGTTTAACTATTTGATACCTAAGAGACTATTTCCTTTTGCACCTAAATAATATTCCCACTTTTAGAAATGTGTCAGGccttgggaattaaaaaaaatgaatcttaacggtggaattaaaaaaattttttttgcaaaggTTCCATGCGCTACTaactttgataaaataaaatattttcttgagtcTTCCTTCAGTCTGTCAACCTCAGAACTTGTAGCTAATGCTAAACAAAAAAAGCCACATTTATCGATGTGTACTTAAAATCCTTAATTCAGACAACAGGAATATTGGAGAATGAGTTCCCTATTCCTCACTTGgccaaaatgaaagcaaatgtaagagaaaaatgacataAAGGCACAATGCAAAAGCCCTtccatttgtcttcttttatttgaaaagtatgcatatgttttctgtatttatctTTTGGCCAGTATGTTGGGCAAAGAAACATAAGTGCTTACTTTACTGTCTTTATTAGTAGGAATATAACCTTCATATTCCTGTGGTGACCTTATGTTAAATTAGGAGGAGTACCAGAGGCTAGAAATTATGAGATGTCCTACTTGAGCACAGGTGCAGCTAGGCAGGGCTCTCTCAATATTATTTCACCCAGCACATCTGGGAGTTACTCCAGATCTTCCCCCTCAATATTCAGCCTGGGTAGggttgaaataaatttaacctgAGTTCACTGGATTTTTGCACTTTATCAAAATCTGTTCCAATATTCTACACtcaaattaaaatctattttttgatTCTCTGTGGCTTTAAGTTCATTAAATGTGAAATTGGCAGCTTGCTAAAGAAGGTCAGGCTGATTAACTGTTTAAGACTTGTACATTTTCTGCTTCAGTTTTATTAACTGGCAGCATCCTGgatgtgttttgtattttgtgattttttggttttttttttgatagagcaAGCATAAGCTTTCACAAGCAGAGACTCACCAACTCTCTTTTCCCCTTCGGAAGGTTAAAAAATGATAGAAGCTGGTAAAGTAGATGCTGGAGTATTTTGgtgcaaagttaaaaaaaaaagcaaacaggaaagaaagactTGTCTACCTTGTTATACCATCCGCTGGTGATTATATGTGCAGAAATAGTCTCATAATGAAGCATTTTGGAGCTCATTCAGAAAATTAGTCAACTTCGAAAACATTAGGTGAAGTATTTCAAGTCTAAAGAAAGGACTTCTCAGCCTTGCTCTAAAATGTGGTGTTTGCTTGACCATTCTGATTTTTAGTCATGGATGGCACCAAGTGCAAACATGTTTAGAATATTTTAGGCATTCCttttctcagaataaaaaaaaaatgactaattgGCTTATTTTCTTAAGTACTCAAAAGTATCCCATTTAGCTAATGTGTCTGAGAAGCATTGCCAGTGAATTTGGTATTTCTTTGATTTTGTGGCACTGCTGAGAGTGAGAGCAGAAAGGTTTTTGGCAGTGTGAATTATGCTGCGACATGATtattatttagatccttttcCTAGGTACATGCAGTCATTTTTGTATTACGGCAGTGTAAATGTGGCACATTTTTGTGTGACATAGTAGCTTTCTAATTTATGAAGCCATGTCTGTATACTTAGGAgtatatacattcacacacaaaGGGTGGGTGTGTTTATTCACCTCTTCTTTCACTCTTTGGCACAATGGACAACTTAGtgtataggaaaaagaaaaaaatttagtttctatccatgttttttttttaaccagttttttttgtagttattatttAAGCTTTCTTTATGCTCCCTGTGTTAACTATTTAAGTAGCATTCTTTCTAAACTTACAAATCAGACACATTtgttgctgtgtgtgtgcatgtgtaaatgtgtgtgtgtgttctctggaGTTATGCAAGTAAGACTGTTTTCTTTACATACATGATGATTTGCCTCATTGATAAATTTGCTCTCTTGTTGATAACCTTCACATCCTTTTACATTTTGTATGCTCACATTTTCTGGGTATTACACAGAGAAACCTAGAAACACTTTACATGATGTGGTGGGGCATGGGGTTGAGATGTGCCTTaccccttttctctcctctctggctTTCTAATAATTGTGCTTTTGTTTCTCCAACCACAGCCGAACCTCTTGAAGCCATTCTTACAGATGATGAACCAGACCACGGCCCGTTGGGAGCTCCAGAAGGGGATCATGACCTCCTCACCTGTGGGCAGTGCCAGATGAACTTCCCATTGGGGGACATTCTTATTTTTATCGAGCACAAACGGAAACAATGCAATGGCAGCCTCTGCTTAGAAAAAGCTGTGGATAAGCCACCTTCCCCTTCACCAATCGAGATGAAAAAAGCATCCAATCCCGTGGAGGTTGGCATCCAGGTCACGCCAGAGGATGACGATTGTTTATCAACGTCATCTAGAGGAATTTGCCCCAAACAGGAACACATAGCAGGtaaatgagaagcaaggagaaaagctgtttgcatgttttcttttcatttgcagaGGTGCTGTAGCCAAGCAGTAAGGAGTGGTGAAGTGCTTTCTCTATTTCTCCATGTGACTGTCCACGACAGCCCTGTAATGTTAAAACAATCATTTCTATTGCTTACGTCCAGaacagggaaaaataaatattttccaccTCACCAAATCAGATGTAGGCAGAATAGGTATACACACCAGACACCCTCTCTCTGGGTCCATTGATTTTcgatttcttttcttccctgtccCCACCTTCTCATTTTGAAGTATTGGGCTTTACTACATCTATTCCACCTTCCATTGTCCATTTCCAGCCTTGGTGATGTGTCAGAGGCAAAGTGTCCATATAGGCATTTACAGTTCAGCCAATGACTTGTTTGACTCAGGACATCTGGTTAGGCTGCTTTAGGGGTTCAGCTCATTCTCAAGGCATCCCTGAAGTAGGGTGGGCTGGCAGGGTAGTTGGAGGAGGTGGAAAGAGTTAACTGAGCTTCAGGGCTAGCCTTGGATCCATATTGGCTGTCAGCCCGGATGGGGCTGTAATTAAACACAGCCCCGTGGTGGGATGACACCATGACCTTGACTTTAAGATGCCATTTTCGACTGGCCAGGCCAGAGTAGAGAGGGCAGTTGCTGAAGCGCACAGACATGCTTACTCGAAAAGTTTAAGGGCATGTTGGAAATTTCAAAAGGTTGGTTTGACAGGAACGGCTGCTCCCTGCAGCCTGCCTCCTCAGCTAAATGATAAATGCTTCTCTGTGCTCTCTCTTGTCTCTGATGTGGTTTTGACAGATGTATCTTGATTTTGTTTGTGGTTTACACAGCCACATGTCACCCTTACAAATGTCCAGTCCAGACTCCACTGTTTCTGCTATAACACAATGTAAAAATTTTCTTGGAAAAACACACAACACGTATTCAACAGCCCTCCCTCCTTCGGTTAATTTTAGCAGGGAGGTAGCTAGGTGTGTGGCTTTCTCGGCAGCTCAAGAGAAAAGGCATTAAAGACTAGCAGTGGGACTTAAATTCCCTACTCTAAGTCATAAACAGAAACACTTTGTAGTGACCCTCAGAACATTTTTTGATTGAGTACGTTAGACAAAGTCAATGCAGATTCTGTGATGACTGACGTGCCATGCCTGTTAGTGGATCACTTTCTTCCATCAACCCCCCACCCAGCTCCCGAAAGGCAAGAGGTTTGTTCAGTTTTAGGAAAGGTAGTGTATATCATCAATTGATTCACTGGAACTTATCTCTTGGACCTAGTTTGACCACAAAGTTGAACCATAATAGGTCAGTGGTCCAGAGGGGATTAAATgtcatattatttctcttttcccccTCTAGAATTTGATCATTAAAACCAAAtgtggcattttctttctttttaaatgctgtCTGTAATAGCACTCAGATACTTTCCCTTTAGTGAAATGAGAAATCTGCTGCCAGGGAAGCTGCATTTGCAGAGTATATTTCTTGAATCCACCACATTTACCTTATGTGACATGTAGGTTAAGATTTTATCTCCCCTTCCCCCCAGTAGGCTACGGGAATGACCATTTCCATGTGTTGTCTTGTGACTGGAAGGAAAATGAACAGAAGTGTAAGGCATGATTAATGAAGCAAGAGCAGGCGGAAGGGGATTTGTCGTCTTCGGAGATCCAAAGCCTTGCTAAATCACCAAATATGGAGTAACACTTGCGTGATGTAACATCGTATTTACATATCGAGCTGCTCgtttaaaagacaaaacacagTGTCTGTCAAGCAAGAATTAAAACCACACTTCTTACTGAGGTCCCAGATAGGTTATTCAGTCTCAGATTAACCAGCTCAAAAATTCTATGCCTTTGTATTTAGAGGAAGAATCTAAAAGCTGGGGAGAAGGCCTTACGTATAGTTAAGGCTTTTACTGCTATAGTTGTGAATCTATGtagggaaataaaatatattttcttgaacTCCCTGGTTGTCTGAAggttctgttattattttttaaaagaacgaGTACAATAGCAGAGCCTAGAGAAgccaaaaccaaaagcaaatttaaaatatgttttatagagCTAATAACCAATCATTTACTGGGACGAAAGGCTCTCTAAGATATCTAAGATTATTCAATGGGTGCACAACAAGTGCTGTGACCTAGGTGAGGTAAACCTTTCATGCATGAATAATTACAAAGtcttgatttctttcactgtgttTAATCACCTGTTCCCACCCTGGAATTGGCTAAACATAAATAGTGTGGTCACATCTCAAAGTGAGATGTCAGCAACTAGAATCACGACTTCTCATAATTCACAGTAATGAATTAAGAGTTTCCTATGGTGAAATTAACATTCTACCATTGCACATAAATTCCGATGCTCTGGCCCTCAGGTGCCCCTGAAGCGAAGTTCTGGAAGATGGCTGTGTGTGTACCCCCAGCCCATTTCTCTAAAGCACGTCTCCACAATTCCaagtctgcttttctttttatgatgAGGAAGGAAACAATAACAGTAATCATTCAGTAGATATTTGAATTGTGTcacaaaaagaaaggagaagcaaTGCTTTGTATTAAGGAAAGAGATATATTGATGAATCTCTAGAAGAATATGTTTGGCAACCACATAAAAGGTAGTCATTTAAGCATGCTGGGTAGGAAAGGCTTTATTAAAGTGATGTAAGTTGGATTTGAGTTCACTGTGAGCCTGTACCATTTTATAGACAGGAAGCAAGAATAAAACACTGACAGATCTTCTTCCTAAGATAAATAAAGCTTAGAATTCAGGCTTTCAGATAGGAGAATAAGGCAGAGTTCTTTAAATCTTGAGTAAAATGGTATGCGTTTTAACTGTACTCAGGCCTCTCTAAGctgagtgggttttttttgttttgttttgttttgagacggaattttgcccttgttgcgcaggctggagtgcagtggtgcaatctctgctcatgcaacctctgccttctgggttaaagcgattctcctgcctcagcctcccaagtagctgggattacaggcatgcaccaccatacctacctagtgttttgtatttttagtagagacagagttttcccatgttgaccaggctggtctcgaactcctgaccccagttgatccacttgcctcggcctcccaaagtgctgggattataggggtgagccaccgtgcctggcccaagctGAGTATTTTTTAGAGAGGATTCTTTTTACCTGGTGAATAAATGGGCATGTGCTCCCCTacctcatacacatacacatatgagCTGTACACATAGATGTTGATCAGgttgctttt from the Callithrix jacchus isolate 240 chromosome 14, calJac240_pri, whole genome shotgun sequence genome contains:
- the BCL11A gene encoding BCL11 transcription factor A isoform X12, which produces MSRRKQGKPQHLSKREFSPEPLEAILTDDEPDHGPLGAPEGDHDLLTCGQCQMNFPLGDILIFIEHKRKQCNGSLCLEKAVDKPPSPSPIEMKKASNPVEVGIQVTPEDDDCLSTSSRGICPKQEHIADKLLHWRGLSSPRSAHGALIPTPGMSAEYAPQGICKDEPSSYTCTTCKQPFTSAWFLLQHAQNTHGLRIYLESEHGSPLTPRVLHTPPFGVVPRELKMCGSFRMEAREPLNSEKI
- the BCL11A gene encoding BCL11 transcription factor A isoform X14 — translated: MSRRKQGKPQHLSKREFSPEPLEAILTDDEPDHGPLGAPEGDHDLLTCGQCQMNFPLGDILIFIEHKRKQCNGSLCLEKAVDKPPSPSPIEMKKASNPVEVGIQVTPEDDDCLSTSSRGICPKQEHIAGKDEPSSYTCTTCKQPFTSAWFLLQHAQNTHGLRIYLESEHGSPLTPRVLHTPPFGVVPRELKMCGSFRMEAREPLNSEKI